AAAGCGTACTATGCAGAACCGGAACTACTAAATGCATAGTGTGGTGAAGTACCTGCAAATCGAGGGTTGCCACCTGCCAGCTGGCAAAGCTCGAAACTTCATTTAGGATGTTTAGTAAagctttttttaacttttttttttacaaagctatcCTTAGTGAAGTGGTCTCATATCTATTAGGAGGGAGGTAATAGATTTTTCTCACATTTGGTCCTCATAAACAGACCCTGGCGACACGTATTACTGTCAAAAACATCCATTTTGTACAAAGGCAGAAAATATTTAGGTGTTGATCATTTACAAAACAAGTTGGTTGCATGTGACTATTGTATTATATTTAAGGAATGAAGTGGCTTGGCGCTTCTTCTTTCCCCCACTTGATTTCTAGCCTGAATACAACCATTTTACTTAATTGCACCAATGCATGGCTGAAAATTTAAACGTATCCATTCTTTCttcagaaagcaaaaaaaaatgaacacaGATTGTTCACTTACATGCCAGACCACAGAGCTCAGCCTTTGAGTGATGCGaaactttaatttaaaaaactgcTCCACATGTGTCCCAAATTAGTGGCTTTGTGTGGAGGAGAGTTACCACGGTGGTTTGGACAGCAGCGTTTTGAACCAACTAGTTTCCCACACAGGTTGACTCtaaataaacaatctttgatcATGTTCTGAAAACAAGagagcatttttttgttttaaccccCATTTTTTTCCGCACATTTTTAACAGCAACTTTCAAAATGTCGTAACATGGTTTCTCCTCACCATCGCTCATAAATCTTCACTTTAACACGGCGGTGGGGAAGAATGAAGACATGCCGCCGCACGTTAGAGGCTCTCTTGCGGCGCCTACAATCATTTGTTAATTTCCCCACACTTTACAGATGTTGCCAGGCAATGTTTTAAGCGAGTTAATCAGcaggatttctttttttattcattcCAAATTGTGGTGAAACAAGGGGAAGCATATTAACGTTCAATTCCTGAGGCCTATTTTGACTGTTGTAAATTCCCCGCATCATAAACAGTTAGGCGCCTAGGGAACCATGTTTTTCTCCCATCCAGTTTGTTACATTCCTCATAAGGCTGTGAAGTTGTGCATCAGACAGtagagtgcaaaaaaaaaaaaaaaaaccctcctccTGGACACCCTTTATCTACTGACGATGACTTTTCATTTACAGAGCACCTGCTCGTCAAAGTCTTCCTATTATTAGGTAGTTCCTGGAAAGGTGCCTGCATGTCATTTGTTGTAAATGAAGCTTAGCTTGTTTGTCTTTTATCAGCTCAGTAGAAAATTCAACAAGCTATTAAAAGTCAGAGAGTTTTTCAGAAGCTGTGGTTGATTTAATTCCAATACAAGAGCAGAAATGTGTGCATTTTCAGGAAAATGTTGCTATGTGTTATTTAATAATGTCGTCTACAATAGCTGGTGAAATGGGATCGACGTGCTTTTTTACAGGAGAATGTTTGCTGGATCAGCCACAGAAACCCTTGGGCCTCCCAAACGCCCTCCCCGGAACGTCCTACCTGCTGGAGCGGCAGTGTCAGCTGGCCTTTGGTGAAGATTCCAGACCCTGTCCTTTCATGCAGCCGCCATGCGTCCGTCTGTGGTGCACAGGGAAGTCCAATGGCCAGTTGGTGTGTATGACTCGACACTTCCCCTGGGCGGACGGCACTCACTGCGGAGATGGAAAAGTCTGCGACCGAGGGATCTGCTCCGACAAAGAGGACTACAGTGTGAAAGTAAGAATGAGCTTGTGTCTGGTGGGATGCAAATATGCTGCCTTTGCACTATCCAAGTGTCTGTGAGCAGGACACGGAACCCCTTGAACTGCTGAAGGatgttacacatgtgtgatgacCCTTTGCATGCATGTGTCAATTATTTAAACACAAACTGTACAGCAGGCCTTCAGAAGTTAACTTCAGAGGTTAAATGAGCCTTCTGGGTCACGTTCAATGACATTGCAGGCTATAAATGGCCTGCAGCCCTCCAGTttgactacgtttacactgcaggctaaATTGGACCAAATCTGTtttgttttaactgttttttttcagctgactgtttacactgcaagtaaaatgttatCTTAATCAGACACAAATGTAAACACGCATAAATCCCAATGTGGCCGCGACGTCACTTGCATGTGCAGTTTGGTAAAGGGAAAAGAAAGGAAGTTCACCATAATCTGTCAAATTTAGCTACCTGTCACTAGCGCTACAAGTAATTGTTATTTTGTCATATATTTGATTTGATATCTAAATCGGCGTTTCGAATAtatactgccaaaagtatttgccacccatccaaatgatcagaagtgtataaaatcaagcacttaggcatggagactgtttctacaaacatttgtgaaagaatgggctgctctcaggagctcagtgattgcCAGCGTGCAACCGTCACAggaacctgtgcaacaaatccagtcgtgaaatttcctcgttcctaaatatttcaaagtcaactgtcggctttattataaaaaaatcgAAGAGTTTGGAAACAACAGCGAGTCAGTCACAAAGTGGTAAGCCATGTAAACTGGCAGAGAGGGGTTAACAGATGCTGAAGCAAATAGTGCagagaggtcgccgactttctgttgctgcagagctccaaacttcatgtgaccttccaattagcccaggtacagtacgcagagagcttcatggaatgggttcaCTAGGCGGagcggctgcatctaagccatacattacCAAGTCCATTGCACTGGATTCTAGAGCAGTGGaaacgcgttctctggagtgatgaatcacgcttttccatctggcaacctgatggacgagtctgggtttggaggttgtcaggagaacggtacattttggactgcgttgtgctgagtgtgaaatttggtggaggaggaattatggtgtggggttgtttttcaggagttgggcttggccccttagttctagtgaaaggaactttgaatgtgcCAGGattcaaaaacattttggacaattccatgctcccaatcttgtgggaatatttaggagcgggacctttcctcttccaacatgactgtgcaccagtgtacaaagcatacttgccaaccctcccggattttccgtgagactcccgaaattcaacgcctctcccgaaaacctcccgggacaaattttctcccgtaaatcttccgaaattcaggcggagctgtaggccaagccccctccagctccatgcagacctgagtgagtacagcctgttttcacgtccgctttcccacaatataaacagcgtttcCGCTCAAAGACGTAATTACTAtataatgatcgagggcgagttcttgtttttttatgtgtgtttattgttaggcagtttcctcccagcgcggtaaaaacactcaacaacagcagtcacgttttcgtctaccgtaaaacagttcgtctgccgtaaacagcaaagttgtgacactcttaaacaggacaatactgccatctactgtacatccacCTCAACACCTCCAGGAAACTTCAACCCTtaactaataccctcctccatccacatcccatctccccggattgtaaataacctaatgtaaataatcgaatgtatttctaatgtatataccgtatttccttgaattgccgccggggcgctaattaatttaaaacctcttctcactcctgcgcttaccaaaggcatgctgtaaaagtaagcatgcgctaattattttaaaacctcttctcactgcggcccacatatgaggtcctctccaaggttctcatagtcatcattgtcactggcgtcccactgggtgtgagttttccttgcccttatgtgggttcttgtcgtagtcgttgtggtttgtacagtcctttgagacatttgtgatttagggctatataaataaacattgattgattgattgatatattttgaaCTGAGTAGCAATTGTTGAACCAGACTATTGAATCACGCCCGGTGAAAAATGGAATGTTAACCTCACCAATCTGCTGCTGATTGATGTACTTTTCAGGTGGACGGTCGCTGGGGTAAATGGGGTTCTTTTGGATCGTGTTCTCGCACATGCGGAGGTGGAGTCCAACTGGCCAAAAGGGAGTGCAACAACCCAGTTCCATCAAATGGGGGCAAATACTGCCAAGGGGTTCGAATCAAATACCGCTCCTGCAACCTGAACCGCTGCCCTGACATAGGTTAGTATCGCGCAATGACGGACACAATCACATCCAGTGGCCTCTCTTTAAATAATTCCAGTTTCTGACCTTGCACGCTCCCCTTCCCTCCCTCCTTTATGTGCAGATAAGACGTATCGGGATGAGCAGTGTGAAATGAGCGGCCGCAGCTTCAGCAGCAACCACATCGCCCCTTCTGTGGTGTGGGTACCAAAGTACTCCGGAGTGAGTACCGATGACAGATGCAAACTCATCTGCAGGGCTAACGGAACTGGCTACTTCTACGTTCTTGCACCTAAGGTAAAAAGCAACATGACGAATACACTAGActtcaaaaacaaaagtaatcatAGGCTGTGGTCAATTCTTTTCGTTCAACTTTTGTTCCACAAAGTAGTTCTTTCAGCGCTTTTCAGCCAATCACACTGAAAAGAGTAAAGCACACATGACAAGCTTGACGAGCTGCCAGCGTTTCTTGCTGATGCCAGTTGGGAGAAGAGTAGAAACCATAAGATTCTGCAAACCGAAACATGCCACACACATCACTCCAGAACAGTAGTCACTCCAATATCTTCACTTACAAGCCACTCTTAAAAGTTTTTACACTCGCATCCTTTCACTCACATTAGTAAATTGCTTCCTTTTTTGGTTCATTGTATGCTTTAATAACAAATAACCGGACTTGGTTGTTATTCCTAGCGCTCACACTGAGCATTCAGGCTTCCACCCATTTGGTCGCGCCATCACTAACAGCAAATTTGGCATATTTTGTGAATGCTTTAGGTTGATTTTTTTTGAGTCGTTCAAGTTTATACCTGTTGTGCAAAGTAGCGCATGTCATTTATGACTTGTGGGAGCAGTAATTGCATTAATTAAACGAGACAAAGCCATTTCAGTAGAAATTTCACTTCACTCTTAAAATGCCAGAGGACAGCTGaaacgctaacagttagcacactaGCCAGACTCTGTTAAGTAAGAACGTATATGACTCTTAGGAGTATACCTGTCAAATTAGTAAATtagcttatgttagcatgctaatagtttgCATGTGtgaaatgagaaaaaaaattactctgataaaaaacaaacaagctAATGTTAGCCTTCTACCAAGATAAAGTCAAGTGACAAAATATATGATTTTGGTGTGTACCTGTCAAATGAGTTCAAAGGCTAGCATACTTACATTAACATGATAGCACGATAGCTTTTTTCCCCAGCTCATTTGACAGGTATTTCAATAAGGATGTTAATATTTAGCATGTATACAATGACAGAATATATGACTCTTAGGTGTGTACTTGTCATGCTAACGTTGTTGTATGTTGACGCTATTGTGTCTTAAATTCATGTTAGAATTTAAAGTAGGAGCGATTATCGTTGACTGCTAGCTGGAGGCTAGCACTAAACGGTACTAACGATCAGGGGCGCTAGTTTGCGTCTCCAGGAAATGAGCACTAATACCAGTCTGAGTTTAACCAAAGTTTTTTTTAtcggatattaaaaaaaaaaaaacggtaataCTAACTGATTATAGTTTTACGCAGTAATAGTTACATCTATATGCCACTtaaatgctactgattagcagtGGTGATTTTACTTGGCAATATCAATAATGCAcctaggacaaactgaaatgaatgcatacttTCAAATAACACTTAAACgtgttagaaaataaaaatatatataatatatataacttGACGGCACAGTTATCATTATGAGCTCAGTATTATATGTTGAATGAAAAAAGATATGTTGCCACATGACACAAAAATACTGAAAATTGGTACTTCACATTAGGGCTGCATGATTAATTGACATCGAATCAACATCGAGGTTTGAATTATTGCGATTGCATAACCGCAAGAGGCTAatttattttggttgtttttaaATCTCGCCGCCATCACCGACATTTGAGCAGCAATCACATTTGTTTAGGCTTGTGTTTATTTGTCTTTCACTACAAACAGGGAGAACGAGGTTTCACTCTGTGCACTCCTCTCATCACCGGagtgtttttatttaacattagaaataactgaacgcagtgagccctctttatgtcatccacaatctttgccAAATGTCCCATTGTGCTAATATTTCAGGGGGAAATATGGGCGCATGAGCACAGAGAAACAATCAAGAATGCCCTGATCACATgatggcaacaacaacaacaaaaagacaacGTCAAGACCTACTTTATCCACatgaggaaaaaaaacacttttaagttgttaaatatttatttaagtaaATTTTTTTGCTTACAGAAATGAAAGTCCACttaatttttgtatgtttttaaaattttGGATAACAAGCTTATTTACCTTCAAATTACAATGCAATTGTAAGCATTTGTACAGTGATGAGAAATACAACTTTATAACCTTTTAAATAGTTacttgcattgttttttttatatataatgattacattacattttaaacGCTGTATAGTTTTTATCAGTTATTTCTTCAGTTAAagagcttggttggtagagtggccgtgccagcaacttaggggttgcaggttcgattcccacttccgccatcctagtcactgccgttgtgtcctggggcaagacactttacccacctgctcccagtgccacccacactggtttaaatgtaacttagatattgggtttcactatgtaaagcactttaaggcactagagaaaagcgctatataaatataattcacttcacttcacatgtagacaaaagctctgagtctgtctgcattaagccaaatgtttttttgagtaaattattgcatattgttttaATGTGTGTCACCTTGAGACACTAATGTGTTGAtagacagtctaaaagtaacatgtcttccttcactcTTTAATTTTGCAGTTTTATGCAtttataagttaaaaaaaaatcgcaAATTGAATTGCAATCGCAGTTTTGGAGAGAAAATCGCAATTAGGATTTTCCTCAAAATTGTGCAGCCCTATTTCAAATGTAAAAGTCACTCTTCTTTTTTATCCTGCTTTTAGTCAGTCACttctttttactttaaaaatgtaaacCAAAACGGCATATCCCAAAATTTTTGAATTtatgtctttaaaatatgttaatTGGTCGGATCTCTTTTTAACCAAACATAAAATGTAAAGCTTGGCaacattaattacatttattttcatcATTCCAGACAACCATGCCTGTTTAATGCATCAAAACACGGGTATTAATTTTAGCCATGTGGCCAAAGGTGACTTCATTAGTGAGCAATGTGAATTCATGTTGGCCTCCAAGTGAAAAGAGTAATGCATAAgacaaggaggaggaggagagggggTTTATCTCGCTGAGATAACAAGGGTGTGGAGTGAGTCTGAGCAGTCATGAGCGAGAGTTCACACTACATCACATTGAGCTGAGAGGACATGAACACTCGGGGGACATGTAGCTCTGAATCATAGAACAGCTGCATGCTTTAAACCAAATATCCTTTTACACCACATCCTGCTCTATGGTGCAGTGGAAATGTGGCAACCAACGCCTCAGCTTTTAGAACTAATCGCAatataataataacatgtaaaaatATAACAACACACCCGAAAAGACATTATCTAAATAAAGTCTTAACGTGCctgtttgtgtgtttgcatgtgtgtgtgtgtgtgcgtgtgtgtgtgtgtgtgtgtgtgtgcacaccacAGGTTGTGGATGGAACGCCGTGCTCTCCAGAATCCCTGGGAGTGTGTGTTCAAGGAAAATGCATCAAGGCTGGTTGCGATGGAAAAATTGGCTCAAACAAGAAGTTTAACAAGTGTGGAATCTGCGGCGGTGATAACAAAAACTGCAAGAAGGTGTCGGGGCTCTTCACAAAGCCCTTGTGAGTAGACCATCATGGACGCCAATCATTGTTTTATCACCTCATTGACTGTAATGTGTTCTGGCATGCAGACACGGCTACAACTTTGTGGTCATATTGCCAGTGGGCGCGGCCAACATAGACATCCGTCAGCGAGGATACCAAGGAATGCTGGGTGACGACAACTACTTGGCGGTGAAGAACAGCGAGAGTCGGTATCTGCTCAATGGCAACTACGTGGTGTCGGCAGGCGAAAGGGACATCATTGTGAAGGGCAGTTTGCTGCGCTACAGCGGCACCACTGGCATCTCCGAGAACCTCCAGGCTGTAAATCCCTTGGGCGAGGCCCTCACTGTGGAGGTGCTGTGTGCAGGGAACTTGACGCCGCCTCGCATACGCTACTCTTTCTACCTGGCCCGTCAGAACAAAGATGACAAGACTCTGAAGAAAGACGCTGGTGTGAAATCCCACAACAGTGTTCTGGCTGATGACGGTGACAAGGAGAAGGGTGTGAACACCTTGAAGAAACCTTACAGCAAAGAGGAGCCTCCTCTTGAGAAATGGACATCCACAACCTGGGATGAATGCTCAGTGAGTTGCGGCGAGGGTTTTCAGAGGCGAATGGTGCAGTGTTTAAGATCAGACGGCTCGCCGGGATTGAAATGCGATCCGTCCCAAACACCGTCAGCCATCAGAGCTTGTGGAGACCCATGTCCAGAGTGGCATATTGGCCAGTGGGCGCCTTGCTCCAGAACCTGCGGGAAAGGCTTTAAGAGACGACCACTGAGCTGCAGAGCCCAAACAGGACATGCACTTCCAAGGGACCACTGCACTGGCTTACGTAAACCACAGGAGCTGGACTTCTGTAAACTAAGGTCTTGCTAGGAACtccaaaaaaaacctatattaggACTAAATAGACATTTCCCACATACATCCCGACACACCTAGCAAGGTAGGGAGGGTGAGCGGCGTAGAATGAATGCTGTCATATATTTTCCCCAACATTTAGACTGTTATCTGAATCCACTCCCGACAGAAGACCAACACTGAACAAAGTCACTATAGAGCTGACATATGTTAGCAAGCTATTTATCTTGCTTATCAGTCTGGAAACCATTTcatgtcataatgtttttaaacGTGGGATTTTGTGCAGCCTTTGTCTAGCGTGACagatgcaaaaacatttttttatttgaccAATTTGTCAAACACAATGTGACTAAGCCCCTGTTCCCACTGCAGGTCAATCCATTTTGTTTTTGACCATATGAGACCTGTATTGGATTTTTTTAACGTCAGTGTGAACAGGGCAATTCCAAATTTTCCATATCCGACCAAGGCCTATTTCGTATGTGAATATAAATCGGATATATATGCGATGCATCCTTAATGTGAACAATCCCACGCTCTGGTCGCACTCATTTGACCAGAATGACTTCAAAAAGCGATAACCGTCATCATTCTTTGCCAAAATAGATGGCTACAACATAAACAGTGGTGGAAATAGTTGAAATTATTATGTTTTAGGGACTCAAGTGAAAGTTCCACCACTCTCGTCTCCGACTGCTCGTCCACACGCTCTTCAAGCAGACATCATAGTCTAGGtacttgtttgtatttgtttcagaaaatgttgacattGATGACACAAAATCAATGAAACTACCACAAATTCGCCAGTGCTGAGACCAACAAGAGTTGGAGACATTTTTACTTCAATAAACACTGCAGTACGTGCGACGTCATGTCTGCCTTGAcattaaaaatgacattttttttgtaaggtAAACGACCACTAAAAAGAtcggttttgacaaaaaaaaaaatgaattggaCATCCAACTCTGCAGTGGGAACACAGCCTAATTTCACCTTTTTCTGGCATGTTATTTAATCCTAGATTACATTTGTAACAAAAAATATCATGGTTTCCTTTTTATGAGTTAGGGCCTATTTTCCCATTTGGTTAAGTGAAAAAAGTTGTGCACCTGCGCAGATTCTGCCGGCACGACATTCTCCCCCTCAACTAAAGGGAAACTgcccttttttgggaattttaccaatcattcacaatccttatgcaaatacaattttattttgtaTGAATTGTAACTCGGAAATAAACTTAAatgaaagtcagctaacaatggagccttCGGGAGTCGCTATCTTCCACCAACAAAGTgctctaaaaaaaacatatacatgtaaatatatgttatatatttaatgtagtaacaggcacattcataataacatgtaatatttacatatttttttaaatcattttaagcatacggctgGGCATTAATTCTATAGGCGCATCATAGCGTTTGCTTTTTCATTTGATAACAACTACTACTAATTATGGCACACCTCacaagagccaacaaacataataaaatcatgtactgtacaatgtctgccctCACATGGATGCCGAATGTTGGGATGTTTAAATCttgccgtttagatgaagaattaatcataatccttgcgaaaagggttgaaaaaaataaattagcatctttttgtgtctttctcatcTGGGCGTATAAGTGGAAAGTCACAgatgaccaacttctcagttcaTGGCCACAACCTTTTTCAATcttggtgagaggcatgatttcgttaatattcaggtcacaagatgtaaatggggtattgtgGTTGcgttttggatgcatttttagaGTGATTTAGAGGCAAATAGGATGAATCCCATTAGCACTGTTGCTTGCCACCAAGAACGTGCCAATTATtcaaaattaaaatgcaaaaaaaaacatgtgttcttgtcactCAATAAGGATTGGGAATTGTagacacaattccaaaaaagtgcagttcccccttaaGTCTGTCACAGCAAGCCTTCGTCTAAGGTGCACACTTTGGGTGGAGCAACGCTTAAGTGTTGGCAATCCCACATTGGTTGTAATAAAATATCACAAATACTATTATATTGGTTATAATAAAAGAGGAAAATAGTTTCATCCACAGATTATTATTCTAATCCAGCCAGGAAGAAGACACTGTTGTAGCTTGCACACACTACTTTTAATAAACTCTTAAATGCCCTTACTTAAAGACCCTTACTGCATAAACTACACATTTTATCCCCATAATAAGAAAACTACATACTATATGCAGCTTTTATTTTGATCTACATTTTTGCTTGATCGGAATTCCAAAAGCACTGTGTACGTGGACACTAGATACATTTATCTGATCATGTTGCGCGTATACATGCGGCGAGCGTTTAATCAGAATACACATCTTGGTTGTCGGAAATAGTAGAAGACTACTTTCGCCAATGTTGAAAACAAAAGTCCTGTTCTTTGGGCCTCACAAGTAAAATGTCTCCTCTCTGGCGTGTCTGTTTAAGTAatttttcaaattcattatttttattaacttGCTTTTACAACTACGTGTTTCCAACCTTTCACCACAAGGCCTTCAACAATCCTGAGTTCTTTTTAACATTTCAAACATGAAGAAACAAACATTGACATTGATGCTGTTTGGAACAACGGTCGGCAAAAACCACCCCTCTCGTTTTAAATTAAGTTTATTTCCGAATCGTCCATATCGGAATAAATATTCTGATAAACGTGTTCTAAATCTTATTGGACCTTTATTCTGATTTTTTTGTGTCCATGTAAGTACAATTATTTTCTGCCCAGCCTAATTTCAACATCAGTCACCACAAAAAAAGACTATGCTGCTTTTTCTGCACACTCGATGAAATCCTATAAATCATGATGTTATTCTTATGCTGTTCCTTTACAGGCCCACGTTGTCCAGTACAACATCCAGCCACATGATGGATCCTTTTATAGTCAGATTTGTATTTCTATTGTGTAATTTCATCTGCTTTTGCACTTTGTACAGCAAAAGAAAGTTTTGACTTATAAGGGCTGTACTGTATACTATGTATACATTTATTCAGCtctgtgcaaaaaaaacaacatgtaaatatgtttttaatctttttttaaacACA
The window above is part of the Nerophis ophidion isolate RoL-2023_Sa linkage group LG04, RoL_Noph_v1.0, whole genome shotgun sequence genome. Proteins encoded here:
- the LOC133551175 gene encoding A disintegrin and metalloproteinase with thrombospondin motifs 15-like: MHSSSNANIVMFIRTTCLLHFVVSLSKLVCCMESELCFPVRLNIQQQQQQQRDGGWEPDDYVDALNGKCVLRIEAFHLELVLDLQQDSNFIGPNYVSGHDAPWLSGTGVTTDLSRCFYSGQVKGDRNSYAAVSLCKGVQGAFAYQGWEYFISPVRNDTSSASSAHVVRRRNSSDSKPNSTTKCAVDTDISHHFARLLGKYKSVKDERNVTQTMLRRMGRSKRFASVPRYVETLVVADQTMVEFHGDNLKHYILTLMSVAARLYKHPSILNSINIVVVKIVIIFEVDKGPKVSSNAAMSLRNFCTWQKKMNKHNDKHAEYWDTAILFTRQDLCGASTCDTLGMADVGTMCDPKRSCSVIEDDGLPSAFTTAHELGHVFNMPHDNVKACEDVFGKLQDNHMMSPTLIQINRTSPWSPCSAAIITEFLDSGHGECLLDQPQKPLGLPNALPGTSYLLERQCQLAFGEDSRPCPFMQPPCVRLWCTGKSNGQLVCMTRHFPWADGTHCGDGKVCDRGICSDKEDYSVKVDGRWGKWGSFGSCSRTCGGGVQLAKRECNNPVPSNGGKYCQGVRIKYRSCNLNRCPDIDKTYRDEQCEMSGRSFSSNHIAPSVVWVPKYSGVSTDDRCKLICRANGTGYFYVLAPKVVDGTPCSPESLGVCVQGKCIKAGCDGKIGSNKKFNKCGICGGDNKNCKKVSGLFTKPLHGYNFVVILPVGAANIDIRQRGYQGMLGDDNYLAVKNSESRYLLNGNYVVSAGERDIIVKGSLLRYSGTTGISENLQAVNPLGEALTVEVLCAGNLTPPRIRYSFYLARQNKDDKTLKKDAGVKSHNSVLADDGDKEKGVNTLKKPYSKEEPPLEKWTSTTWDECSVSCGEGFQRRMVQCLRSDGSPGLKCDPSQTPSAIRACGDPCPEWHIGQWAPCSRTCGKGFKRRPLSCRAQTGHALPRDHCTGLRKPQELDFCKLRSC